CGACTTCGTCGCCGACATGCGGTTCCTGCCCAACCCCCACTGGGTCCCCGACCTGCGGCCGCTCAACGGCACCGACCAGCCCGTGGCCGACTACGTCAAGGGTCAGCCCGGTGCGGCCGAGTTCCTCGACGGCTACCTGCCCGTGCTCGAGGGCGTCGCCAAGGGCTACCTCGCGGAGGGCAAGCGCTTCATGACGATCGCGATCGGCTGCACCGGCGGCAAGCACCGCAGCGTCGCCATGACGGAGGAGGTCGCCGCCCGGCTCGCCGCCGTCGGCTACGACGTACGCCCCCACCACCGCGACCTCGGGCGGGAGTGAGGTGCGTCCCCTCGCCCAGTCGGCGGTTGCCCTCGGCGGCGGCCACGGGCTGCACGCCTCGCTCAGCGCGCTCCGCAAGCTCCACGACGAGCTGACCCTCGACCAGGTCACCGCCGTGGTGACGGTCGCCGACAACGGCGGCTCCTCCGGCCGGCTCCGGGGTGAGTTCGGGGTGCTGCCCCCAGGCGACCTGCGGATGGCGCTGGCAGCCCTGTGCGGTGACGACGAGTGGGGTCGCACCTGGGCCGACGTGGTCCAGCACCGCTTCGCCGGCGAGGGGGACATGAACGGCCACGTCATCGGGAACCTGCTCATCGTGGGCCTGTGGGAGCGGCTCGGCGACCACGTGTCCGCCCTCGACTGGGTGGGAAGGTTGCTGGGAGCCCGCGGTCGGGTCCTGCCGATGGCCCTGACACCGCTCGACATCACCGCCCAGGTGCGTGGCCTGGCCGGTGGCGACGTGCCCACGACGGTGCGCGGCCAGGTCGAGGTGGCGACCACCGAGGGCATCATCTCCAGCGTCGCGCTCGACCCCGCCGACCCGGTGGCCTGCCCCGAGGCGGTGCAGGCGGTGCTCGACGCCGACTGGGTCGTGCTCGGGCCGGGGTCCTGGTTCACCTCGGTCATCCCGCACCTGCTGGTGCCGGAGCTCCGCGACGCGCTGGTGTCGACCCGGGCCCGGGTGATGGTCGTGCTCAACCTCGAGGAGCAGCCGGGGGAGACCCAGGGCTACGCCCCGGAGGACCACCTGGCGGCGCTCATGGAGCACGCGCCGGAGCTGACGGTCCACACGGTGCTGGCCGACACCCGCACCGTGACCGACCACGACGTGCTGCAGGGCGCGGTGGCGTCGTACGACGCCCGGCTGGTGGTGGCCGACGTCGCCGACCCCGCGGCGGGTGCCCGCCACGACCCCGACCTGCTGGCCAAGGCCTACGAGCAGATCCTCACCGGGGAGTGACTGCGCACGGGTCCCAGCGGATCGTTGACGCGCATGGCAGGATCGGGCGCATGGCGATGACGGCCCAGGTGAAGGCAGAGCTGTCCAGCACCTCGATTTCGAAGACCTGCTGCCGCAAGGCCGAGGTCGCCTCGACCCTCCGCTTCGCCGGTGGGCTCCACCTCGTCGGCGGCAAGGTGGTCGTGGAGGCCGAGCTCGACACCGGCTCGGCCGCGCGACGGCTGCGCACCAACATCGCCGAGGTCTACGGCCACCAGTCCGACGTCGTCATGGTGCAGGGCAACGGCATCCGCAAGGGGAGCCGCTACCTCGTCCGGATCGTCAAGGACGGTGAGGCGCTCGCCCGCCAGACCGGGCTCCTCGACCAGCGTGGCCGGCCGGTGCGCGGACTCCCGCCGGCCGTCGTCTCCGGGGGGAGCTGTGACGCCGTGGCCGCCTGGCGCGGCGCCTTCCTCGCTCACGGTTCGCTGACCGAGCCGGGTCGTTCCTCCTCCCTCGAGGTGACCTGTCCGGGGCCCGAGGCCGCCCTGGCCCTCGTGGGCGTGGCTCGCCGGCTCGGCGGGATCCAGGCCAAGGCACGTGAGGTCCGCGGCGTCGACCGCGTGGTGATCCGCGACGGCGACGCCATCGGCGCGCTGCTGACGCGCCTCGGCGCTCACGAGTCCCTGATGGCCTGGGAGGAGAGGCGGATGCGTCGCGAGGTCCGGGCGACCGCCAACCGGCTCGCCAACTTCGACGACGCCAACCTGCGCCGTTCCGCCCGCGCCGCGGTCGCGGCCGGCGCTCGCGTCGATCGAGCCCTGGAGATCCTGGGCGAGGAGATCCCCGACCACCTGCGACAGGCGGGGAGCCTCCGGCTCGAGCACAAGCAGGCGTCCCTGGAGGAGCTTGGGCAGCTCCACGAGCCCGCGCTCACCAAGGACGCGATCGCCGGCCGGATCCGGCGGCTGCTGGCCATGGCCGACAAGCGCGCCGAGGAGCTCGGCATCCCCGACACCGAGGCCTCGCTGACCCCGGACATGCTCGCCGAGGGGTGACCCGATCCGGTAGCACGGATTGGATCGTTCCAACGTTACTCACCCGTACCTGGGACCGACGCTCGTCCCGGATCCGGGGTGGCGATAGGGTCGAACCCGAACCGACCCACCCACTCAGGAGAGACCTGCTGTGACCGTTCGTGTAGGTATCAACGGCTTCGGCCGCATCGGCCGCAACTTCTTCCGCGCCGTCCAGGCCTCGGACGCCGACATCGAGATCGTCGGCGTCAACGACCTCACCGACAACGCGGTGCTCGCGCACCTGCTCCAGTACGACTCGATCCTGGGGCGGCTCGACGCCGAGGTGACGAGCACCGACAACGCGATCAAGGTGGGTGACCAGGAGGTGGCCGCCTTCGCCGAGCGCGACCCGGCCAGCCTGAAGTGGGCCGACCTCGGCGTCGACGTGGTGGTCGAGTCGACCGGCTTCTTCACCGACGCCACCCAGGCGCGCGCCCACGTCGACTCGGGCGGGGCCAAGAAGGTGATCATCTCCGCGCCGGCCAAGAACGAGGACATCACCGTCGTGATGGGCGTCAACCACGAGCTCTACGACGCCGAGCAGCACACGGTGATCTCCAACGCCTCCTGCACCACCAACTGCCTGGCCCCCATGGCCAAGGCCCTCAACGACGGCCTCGGCATCAACAACGGCCTGATGACCACCATCCACGCCTACACCGCCGACCAG
The genomic region above belongs to Nocardioides coralli and contains:
- the whiA gene encoding DNA-binding protein WhiA, which translates into the protein MAMTAQVKAELSSTSISKTCCRKAEVASTLRFAGGLHLVGGKVVVEAELDTGSAARRLRTNIAEVYGHQSDVVMVQGNGIRKGSRYLVRIVKDGEALARQTGLLDQRGRPVRGLPPAVVSGGSCDAVAAWRGAFLAHGSLTEPGRSSSLEVTCPGPEAALALVGVARRLGGIQAKAREVRGVDRVVIRDGDAIGALLTRLGAHESLMAWEERRMRREVRATANRLANFDDANLRRSARAAVAAGARVDRALEILGEEIPDHLRQAGSLRLEHKQASLEELGQLHEPALTKDAIAGRIRRLLAMADKRAEELGIPDTEASLTPDMLAEG
- the gap gene encoding type I glyceraldehyde-3-phosphate dehydrogenase, which produces MTVRVGINGFGRIGRNFFRAVQASDADIEIVGVNDLTDNAVLAHLLQYDSILGRLDAEVTSTDNAIKVGDQEVAAFAERDPASLKWADLGVDVVVESTGFFTDATQARAHVDSGGAKKVIISAPAKNEDITVVMGVNHELYDAEQHTVISNASCTTNCLAPMAKALNDGLGINNGLMTTIHAYTADQNLQDNIHKDLRRARAAAVNIVPTSTGAAKAIGLVLPELKGKLDGYALRVPTPTGSLTDLSFEASRETSVEEVNEIVKAAADGRFLRYSTAPIVSTDIVTDPASCIFDAPLTKVIGNQVKVAGWYDNEWGYSNRLADLITHIGSSL
- a CDS encoding gluconeogenesis factor YvcK family protein; this encodes MRPLAQSAVALGGGHGLHASLSALRKLHDELTLDQVTAVVTVADNGGSSGRLRGEFGVLPPGDLRMALAALCGDDEWGRTWADVVQHRFAGEGDMNGHVIGNLLIVGLWERLGDHVSALDWVGRLLGARGRVLPMALTPLDITAQVRGLAGGDVPTTVRGQVEVATTEGIISSVALDPADPVACPEAVQAVLDADWVVLGPGSWFTSVIPHLLVPELRDALVSTRARVMVVLNLEEQPGETQGYAPEDHLAALMEHAPELTVHTVLADTRTVTDHDVLQGAVASYDARLVVADVADPAAGARHDPDLLAKAYEQILTGE